A DNA window from Acetilactobacillus jinshanensis contains the following coding sequences:
- a CDS encoding UDP-N-acetylmuramoyl-L-alanyl-D-glutamate--2,6-diaminopimelate ligase: protein MLKLSINVDEIKTLLLEHHLLKSIKVGKFTTFTSVTYDSRTTKPQGLFFCKGNFKPTYLTSAKNRGIGGYVSERPYQEGSGLTQIIVSDIQKAMALLGACYYGYPQDDLFVIAYTGTKGKTTSSYFTRSILQYTTHQRTGMSSTIDTFLGKGEKYKSQLTTPESLDTFRNMRRAVDNGMKTFVMEVSSQSYLRNRVYGLHYDVGFFLNITPDHIGPNEHPNFANYLHCKEQLLRNSRICVVNAETQHLEDVYHAAKATTPPENIYLFTRKGSHPEIPVKVDFTFKSLKDTMSANQIVIDCVSPKAKKLNIHGTYQLAMPGDYNESNATAAAIAAGFDGATPDDIYKGLKRVTVPGRMERYHTKDHGTVFVDYAHDYGSMHALLSFLRRENSTGRIICVLGSTGDKGVNRRSGFGKALTENAQEAFLTTDDPGYESPLKIAKEIDQHIDHHKVEVHFEMDRPTAIKEAIKAGKPNDMVIIAGKGRDPYQKIRGRNVPYATDSTVVQKILKG from the coding sequence ATTTTGAAATTATCAATAAATGTCGATGAGATCAAGACCCTGTTACTGGAACATCATCTTTTAAAATCGATTAAGGTCGGTAAGTTTACGACATTTACGTCCGTAACGTACGATTCTCGAACTACTAAACCCCAAGGGTTATTCTTCTGTAAAGGTAACTTTAAGCCGACTTATTTAACCAGTGCTAAGAATCGTGGCATCGGCGGTTACGTCAGTGAACGACCGTATCAAGAAGGATCCGGTCTTACCCAGATCATCGTCAGCGATATCCAGAAAGCAATGGCTTTATTGGGCGCTTGCTATTATGGTTATCCGCAAGATGATTTATTTGTAATTGCGTATACCGGTACGAAAGGTAAGACGACTTCGTCCTACTTTACGCGTAGTATCTTGCAGTACACTACGCATCAGCGCACCGGGATGTCCAGCACGATTGATACGTTCTTGGGCAAGGGTGAAAAATATAAGTCTCAACTGACGACACCCGAATCCCTGGACACGTTTAGAAACATGCGCCGGGCCGTTGATAACGGAATGAAGACGTTCGTAATGGAAGTTTCGTCACAGTCTTATTTGAGGAACCGTGTTTATGGTCTTCACTATGACGTCGGCTTCTTCTTGAACATTACACCGGATCACATCGGGCCAAATGAACACCCGAACTTTGCTAATTATCTACATTGTAAGGAACAGTTGTTACGAAATTCGCGCATCTGTGTTGTCAACGCTGAGACCCAGCATCTAGAAGACGTTTACCATGCTGCCAAAGCAACAACACCGCCTGAAAACATCTATCTCTTTACACGAAAGGGTAGTCACCCTGAAATCCCGGTTAAAGTGGACTTTACGTTTAAGAGCTTAAAGGATACGATGTCAGCTAATCAGATTGTGATCGACTGCGTTAGCCCTAAAGCTAAGAAATTAAACATCCATGGCACTTATCAGTTAGCCATGCCTGGTGACTATAACGAATCTAATGCGACCGCAGCTGCGATTGCCGCAGGTTTTGACGGTGCAACTCCTGATGACATTTACAAGGGATTGAAACGGGTTACCGTACCTGGTCGAATGGAACGTTATCACACTAAAGATCATGGCACGGTCTTTGTTGACTATGCCCATGATTACGGTAGCATGCACGCCTTATTAAGTTTCTTACGTCGAGAAAATTCAACGGGACGAATTATCTGTGTATTAGGCAGTACCGGTGATAAGGGCGTTAACAGACGTTCTGGATTTGGTAAAGCATTAACTGAAAATGCTCAAGAAGCATTCTTGACGACTGATGATCCAGGTTACGAAAGCCCGTTAAAGATCGCTAAAGAAATTGATCAGCACATTGATCACCATAAGGTCGAAGTTCATTTTGAAATGGATCGACCAACGGCGATTAAAGAAGCGATTAAAGCCGGTAAGCCTAATGATATGGTAATCATTGCCGGTAAGGGCCGTGATCCTTATCAAAAGATCCGAGGTCGCAACGTTCCGTACGCTACTGATTCAACCGTTGTTCAAAAGATTTTGAAGGGATAA